A single Pseudomonadota bacterium DNA region contains:
- a CDS encoding acyl-CoA dehydratase activase — MRCAGIDLGSRTIEVVIVEDGQLVASRQAETGFEPVKQAENLLAGEHCDYLLATGYGRHLFETTHGADSQTVTEIKAVAAGCRALLPDVDVILDIGGQDSKVIALNPEGRVRKFEMNDRCAAGTGKFLELTAMSLGFPLDRFGQEALKARKDIQINSMCAVFAESEVTSMVGRGENRLDIAFGLHRSIANRAVSMLKRFSLSGATIGFVGGVAWNPCVCRLLEEQLKTTVLVPENPQMVGAYGAALIASEL; from the coding sequence ATGCGTTGTGCCGGTATTGATTTGGGTTCCCGCACTATTGAAGTGGTGATTGTCGAAGATGGGCAGCTGGTTGCCAGCCGTCAGGCGGAGACCGGTTTTGAACCGGTAAAACAGGCGGAAAATCTGCTTGCGGGTGAACACTGTGACTATTTGCTGGCTACCGGCTATGGCCGACACCTTTTTGAGACGACCCATGGAGCTGACAGCCAGACGGTGACCGAAATTAAAGCCGTGGCTGCCGGTTGCCGGGCCCTGCTGCCCGATGTCGATGTTATTTTGGATATCGGCGGTCAGGATTCAAAAGTTATAGCTCTGAATCCAGAGGGTAGAGTGCGCAAATTTGAGATGAATGACCGTTGTGCTGCCGGCACCGGTAAATTTCTGGAATTGACGGCCATGTCTTTAGGATTTCCCCTGGATCGGTTCGGGCAGGAGGCGCTCAAGGCGAGAAAAGATATTCAGATTAACAGTATGTGTGCGGTTTTTGCCGAATCGGAAGTTACTTCCATGGTGGGTCGGGGTGAAAATCGTTTGGATATTGCCTTTGGTCTCCATCGTTCCATTGCCAACCGGGCTGTCAGCATGTTGAAAAGGTTTTCCCTTTCCGGGGCCACAATCGGTTTTGTCGGCGGGGTTGCCTGGAACCCCTGTGTTTGCAGGTTGCTGGAAGAACAGTTGAAAACCACGGTGCTGGTCCCGGAAAATCCGCAAATGGTCGGGGCCTATGGGGCGGCCCTGATAGCGTCCGAGCTATGA
- a CDS encoding double-cubane-cluster-containing anaerobic reductase: MTVDYQPMWQELGLDLQAHDDLLQGLGTAYQDIFLSQKNRPRGMAYLDFVMREVHGLRIKELLDAKKTGRKVIGAFCVFVPEEIVLAADAILVGLCTGADFAMEEVEKILPRNTCSLIKSAFGFKLSRVCPYLEAADMVVGENTCDGKKKSYEQLLELIPNLYVMDLPQQKTEDGRHLLRQEYRRFLQVMEELSGVEITVDRLRRGIELTNNKRWALQRLTRLRAANPVPISGLDVLLINQVAFYDDPQRFTESINKLCDELEERIQQKIGAFPADTPKIMLSGCPMAVPNWKLPSLIERSGAVVVGEESCVGERGWRNLTATAGNTVDELLNAIVDRYFQVDCAVFTPNPDRERHVAEMCRDYQADGVIHYSLQFCQPYIIESMPMERRLNDQGSNFLRIETDYSQEDVGQLQTRIEAFIEIIS; this comes from the coding sequence ATGACCGTTGATTATCAGCCAATGTGGCAGGAGTTGGGGCTGGATTTGCAGGCCCATGATGATTTGTTGCAGGGGTTGGGGACGGCATATCAGGATATCTTTCTGAGCCAGAAAAACCGTCCCCGGGGTATGGCATATCTCGATTTTGTCATGAGAGAGGTCCATGGATTACGGATTAAAGAGTTGCTGGATGCCAAAAAAACAGGACGCAAGGTCATTGGCGCCTTTTGCGTATTTGTCCCCGAAGAGATTGTTCTGGCGGCTGATGCTATCCTGGTAGGTCTGTGTACCGGGGCGGATTTTGCCATGGAAGAGGTGGAAAAAATTCTCCCGCGCAATACCTGCTCACTGATCAAGTCAGCCTTTGGTTTCAAGCTGAGCAGGGTATGCCCATATCTTGAAGCTGCCGATATGGTTGTGGGTGAAAATACCTGCGACGGCAAAAAGAAGTCTTACGAACAGCTGCTGGAACTCATCCCCAACCTTTATGTCATGGATCTTCCCCAGCAGAAGACGGAAGACGGCAGGCATCTGTTGCGCCAGGAATATCGGCGTTTTCTGCAGGTTATGGAGGAGCTTTCAGGGGTTGAGATTACGGTTGATCGCCTCCGCCGGGGGATTGAACTGACAAATAATAAAAGGTGGGCCTTGCAGCGATTGACCCGTCTGCGGGCGGCAAATCCGGTTCCGATTTCCGGCCTGGATGTGCTGTTGATTAACCAGGTGGCCTTTTACGATGATCCTCAGCGTTTTACCGAATCAATCAACAAGCTCTGTGATGAGCTGGAAGAGCGAATTCAACAAAAGATAGGTGCATTCCCGGCCGATACCCCGAAAATTATGCTTTCCGGCTGTCCCATGGCCGTGCCCAACTGGAAGCTTCCCTCGCTCATTGAGCGTTCGGGGGCCGTGGTGGTAGGTGAGGAATCTTGTGTTGGCGAACGAGGCTGGCGTAACCTGACAGCGACTGCCGGGAATACGGTGGATGAACTGCTTAATGCTATCGTTGATCGCTATTTTCAGGTTGACTGTGCTGTTTTCACACCCAACCCCGATCGTGAACGGCATGTGGCCGAGATGTGCCGTGATTATCAAGCCGATGGGGTGATTCATTACAGCCTGCAGTTTTGTCAGCCCTATATTATTGAATCGATGCCCATGGAGCGGCGTTTGAATGACCAGGGGAGCAACTTCCTCCGTATCGAAACGGACTACAGCCAGGAAGATGTGGGACAGTTGCAGACCAGGATTGAAGCGTTTATTGAAATTATCAGTTGA
- a CDS encoding acyl-CoA dehydrogenase family protein, translated as MANFYRDNADILFHMKSMDLSRIIDLKEDGFAEKDAYPYAPRDEGDTKDNYDRVLEIVGEIAGEFAAPRAREVDEQGATFADGEVTYPKGIQEAVARINQADLAGFTMPRKYGGINMPMTIFSAAIEMVSRADASLMLVFGLQGLSDTICKFGSEDQKERFLPRFATGEIVGSMALTEPDAGSDLQSVMLRAFQDENGQWRLNGVKRFITNGCGNISLVMARSEEGTTSGRGLSLFIYERDGGMKVRRIEHKLGITGSPTCELQFTNAKAELLGKRKLGLIKYTIYLMNGARLAVAAQSVGIAEAAYREAYAYANDREQFKKPVRNFGVISEMLTEMKISIEAARCLVYETSRIVDIKEGIEDRIEKHPERTADLKDDLKRYTRFASLFTPLAKSSSAEMANKVCYDAIQVHGGVGYTKEFDVERHYRDARITNIYEGTTQLQVLAAMGGVIGGVLSERLNEYEEDSDFSVISELFQPVQKMRTQLEMAISHIKDKGDAGYQEFHATRLVNMTTDVINGYLLCRKALLSERKKTVAKLYISKALYRVKSNLDYILADDDGFLLLHKAVIDAEEVVES; from the coding sequence ATGGCAAATTTTTATCGTGATAATGCAGATATTCTCTTCCATATGAAAAGCATGGATTTGAGCCGGATCATTGATTTGAAAGAAGATGGGTTTGCCGAAAAGGATGCCTATCCCTACGCCCCGCGGGACGAGGGCGATACAAAGGATAATTACGATCGGGTGTTGGAGATTGTCGGTGAAATTGCCGGGGAGTTTGCCGCCCCCCGGGCCCGTGAAGTTGATGAACAGGGGGCGACCTTTGCCGATGGTGAAGTGACCTATCCCAAGGGAATTCAGGAGGCGGTGGCCAGGATTAATCAAGCTGATCTGGCCGGATTTACCATGCCGCGCAAATATGGCGGCATCAATATGCCGATGACTATCTTTTCCGCCGCCATTGAGATGGTTTCCCGGGCTGATGCCTCGTTGATGCTGGTTTTCGGCCTCCAGGGTTTGAGTGACACCATCTGCAAGTTTGGTTCTGAAGATCAGAAGGAAAGATTTCTCCCTCGTTTTGCCACCGGTGAGATTGTTGGTTCCATGGCTTTGACCGAACCGGATGCAGGTTCTGATCTGCAGTCGGTGATGCTCAGGGCTTTTCAGGATGAGAATGGGCAGTGGCGATTGAATGGGGTGAAACGTTTTATTACCAATGGCTGTGGAAATATTTCGCTGGTCATGGCCCGCTCTGAAGAGGGGACGACCAGCGGCCGGGGATTATCCCTGTTTATTTATGAGCGTGATGGCGGGATGAAGGTTCGGCGCATTGAACATAAGCTGGGGATTACCGGTTCACCGACCTGTGAGCTGCAGTTTACCAATGCCAAAGCGGAATTGCTGGGGAAACGGAAACTTGGCCTGATCAAGTATACCATCTACCTGATGAATGGTGCCCGTCTGGCGGTGGCGGCCCAGTCGGTGGGTATTGCCGAGGCCGCTTACCGGGAAGCCTATGCTTATGCCAATGACCGGGAACAGTTTAAAAAACCAGTTCGTAATTTTGGGGTTATCTCCGAGATGCTGACCGAAATGAAGATTTCCATTGAAGCGGCCCGCTGTCTGGTCTATGAAACCTCGCGCATTGTTGATATCAAGGAAGGCATCGAGGACCGGATCGAGAAGCATCCTGAACGGACTGCTGATCTGAAAGACGACCTGAAGCGCTATACGCGCTTTGCTTCCTTGTTTACCCCACTGGCCAAGAGTTCCAGCGCCGAGATGGCTAACAAGGTCTGTTATGATGCCATCCAGGTCCATGGCGGGGTTGGCTATACCAAAGAATTTGATGTGGAACGCCATTACCGTGATGCCCGGATAACCAATATTTATGAGGGAACAACCCAGTTGCAGGTGCTGGCCGCCATGGGTGGTGTGATTGGCGGGGTGCTTTCCGAGCGGCTCAATGAGTATGAGGAAGACAGTGATTTTTCAGTTATTTCCGAACTTTTTCAGCCGGTTCAGAAAATGCGGACCCAGCTGGAGATGGCTATTTCCCATATCAAGGATAAAGGGGATGCCGGTTATCAGGAATTTCATGCCACCCGACTGGTCAATATGACCACGGATGTTATTAACGGCTACCTGCTGTGTCGAAAGGCTCTTTTGTCGGAACGTAAAAAGACGGTGGCAAAATTGTATATTTCAAAGGCATTGTATCGGGTGAAGTCGAACCTGGACTACATTCTGGCTGATGATGATGGCTTTCTTCTGCTGCACAAAGCGGTTATAGATGCTGAAGAAGTGGTTGAATCCTGA
- a CDS encoding type II toxin-antitoxin system HicA family toxin — translation MFVNKKQRRTLKRIFEKPERSDISWIDIESIFTALGADISEGKGSRVRVAFNGVRAIFHRPHPNRITNKGAIRSVRRFLQEAGVKP, via the coding sequence ATTTTTGTGAATAAAAAGCAGCGGCGAACTTTAAAACGCATATTCGAAAAACCTGAACGTTCGGATATTTCTTGGATAGATATTGAATCTATATTCACTGCTCTTGGGGCTGACATTTCAGAGGGTAAAGGTTCACGGGTAAGGGTTGCATTCAATGGGGTTCGAGCTATATTTCATCGGCCGCATCCAAATCGAATAACAAATAAGGGTGCAATAAGGTCAGTCCGTAGATTCTTGCAAGAAGCGGGGGTGAAACCATGA
- a CDS encoding Na(+)/H(+) antiporter subunit D: MINLPPAFIYIIGALLIPLIRGRRLQQAVALLIPVIAMATLLQMPQGVYWQVQFLDYELILGRVDRLSLLFAYIFVIISFISMIYAIHIKEMGQHVAAYLYVGSTLGVVFAGDLFSLFFFWEIMAAASVFLIWYNKTPTSLMAGFRYAMVHLFGGAILLGGIVMQVSSTGSIAFNPFDLSTLAAKFILFGFLINAAVPPLHAWLPDAYPEGTITGSVFMTAFTTKSAVYVLARSFAGTELLVWLGAIMAVYGVIYAIIEKDIRRLLSYHIVSQVGYMVCAVGLGSEMALNGAGAHAFCHIIYKAVLFMGMGAVIQVTGRRNILDLKGRNLYRQMPITLVLYMVGAFSISAVPLFNGFVSKTMIVAAAGYGHRPVIELMLHLASVGTFLSVGLKLPWGVWFGKADGSEDEIANVKEPPLNMQIGMGLGALLCVITGIFPQTLYKLLPYEVHFHPYTPSHVVASLQLLLLTLAGFCLYIDKLMAGKKSISLDTDWFYRIFGWTVLLFCRYPLNRFRNLVQLAFADKIQIAARLSKHPYALLEIVWYAIIGQEKSMTELLQRPYNEKDYRVPIGIGVCASLIFLFLYALIYMRVAG; this comes from the coding sequence ATGATTAACCTGCCACCGGCCTTCATCTATATCATCGGTGCCCTGCTGATTCCGCTGATCCGGGGACGTCGCTTGCAGCAGGCTGTGGCCCTGCTGATCCCGGTTATCGCCATGGCCACTCTTTTGCAAATGCCGCAGGGCGTCTACTGGCAGGTGCAGTTTCTTGACTATGAACTGATCCTGGGCCGGGTCGACCGCTTAAGCCTGCTCTTTGCCTATATCTTCGTCATCATCTCCTTTATCAGCATGATCTACGCTATCCATATCAAGGAGATGGGCCAGCATGTCGCCGCCTATCTCTATGTCGGCAGCACTTTAGGAGTGGTCTTTGCCGGCGATCTCTTTTCGCTCTTTTTCTTCTGGGAAATCATGGCGGCAGCCTCGGTTTTTCTCATCTGGTACAACAAAACTCCGACTTCACTGATGGCCGGTTTCCGTTACGCCATGGTTCATCTCTTCGGCGGGGCCATCCTTTTAGGCGGGATTGTCATGCAGGTTTCAAGTACCGGCTCAATCGCCTTTAATCCTTTTGACCTGAGTACGCTGGCGGCCAAATTCATCCTTTTCGGCTTCCTCATCAACGCCGCGGTGCCGCCACTCCACGCCTGGCTGCCTGATGCCTATCCTGAAGGAACCATCACCGGCAGCGTCTTCATGACCGCCTTTACCACCAAAAGCGCGGTCTATGTTCTGGCCCGCTCCTTCGCCGGAACCGAACTTCTGGTTTGGCTCGGAGCGATCATGGCCGTCTACGGGGTCATCTATGCAATCATTGAAAAGGATATCCGCCGCCTGTTATCCTACCACATCGTCAGTCAGGTCGGTTACATGGTCTGCGCCGTCGGACTCGGCAGCGAGATGGCGCTCAACGGGGCCGGAGCCCACGCCTTCTGCCATATTATCTATAAAGCGGTACTCTTCATGGGAATGGGAGCGGTTATTCAGGTTACCGGCCGCCGCAATATCCTCGACCTTAAAGGCCGTAATCTCTATCGCCAGATGCCGATTACCCTGGTGCTCTATATGGTTGGGGCTTTCTCGATCTCAGCGGTACCTCTCTTTAACGGTTTTGTCAGCAAAACCATGATTGTGGCCGCCGCCGGCTACGGTCATCGGCCGGTCATTGAACTGATGTTACATCTGGCTTCAGTGGGTACATTTTTAAGTGTCGGCCTCAAACTCCCCTGGGGGGTCTGGTTCGGAAAAGCGGACGGCAGTGAAGATGAAATTGCCAATGTCAAAGAGCCGCCTCTCAACATGCAAATCGGTATGGGCTTAGGCGCCCTGCTCTGTGTGATCACCGGGATTTTTCCCCAAACCCTTTATAAACTTTTACCATACGAAGTCCATTTCCACCCCTACACCCCAAGCCATGTGGTCGCCTCATTGCAACTACTGCTGCTGACTCTGGCCGGATTCTGCCTCTATATTGACAAACTGATGGCCGGCAAGAAATCAATCAGCCTTGATACCGACTGGTTTTACCGAATCTTCGGCTGGACAGTACTACTCTTTTGCCGCTACCCATTAAATCGTTTTCGCAACCTTGTCCAGCTCGCCTTCGCCGATAAAATCCAAATCGCCGCACGTTTAAGCAAACACCCTTACGCCCTGCTTGAAATTGTCTGGTATGCAATTATTGGTCAGGAGAAGTCAATGACTGAACTCCTCCAGCGGCCATATAACGAAAAGGATTACCGGGTACCGATCGGCATCGGGGTCTGCGCCTCCCTGATTTTTCTCTTCCTCTATGCCCTGATATATATGCGGGTCGCCGGATGA
- a CDS encoding electron transfer flavoprotein subunit alpha/FixB family protein has translation MGTGKNVMVFIETRRGKIAEVSLELISAANRLAGKLGGSVEAVAMGYQLHDELKTLGQYGCGRVYYTDDERLAHFTSIPYAKTVVRTVREYQPGVVLFGATTMGRDVAPRVASTLMCGLTADCTDLQIGEHDLKDVHYANTLMQIRPAFGGNIVATIVSPESVPSMATVREGVMKMIEPDPEKLVKIIAEPCQVADDDFLTEILEVVIEEKQVNLKAAQIIVSAGMGASDPDGLVLVRELARNLGGELGCSRPVVDSGVLIKDHQVGQTGTTVRPNLYIACGISGQIQHRAGMSEAKRIIAINKDPQAPIFAIAHYGIVGDVKDVLAKMIKAYKTKA, from the coding sequence ATGGGCACTGGAAAAAATGTGATGGTTTTCATTGAAACCCGGCGTGGCAAGATTGCTGAAGTCAGCCTGGAGTTGATCAGTGCGGCCAATCGTCTGGCCGGAAAACTGGGTGGTTCAGTGGAAGCGGTTGCCATGGGATATCAACTCCATGATGAATTGAAAACTCTGGGGCAATACGGTTGTGGCCGGGTTTATTACACCGATGATGAACGGCTGGCTCATTTTACCTCTATTCCCTATGCTAAAACCGTGGTTCGGACCGTCCGGGAATATCAGCCCGGGGTAGTGCTTTTCGGGGCCACGACCATGGGCCGGGATGTGGCCCCGCGGGTGGCATCGACCCTGATGTGCGGCTTAACTGCTGATTGTACCGATCTTCAGATTGGTGAGCATGACCTCAAGGACGTGCATTATGCAAATACCCTGATGCAGATTCGGCCAGCTTTTGGCGGTAATATTGTCGCCACCATCGTTTCTCCCGAGAGCGTGCCCAGCATGGCAACCGTGCGGGAAGGGGTGATGAAGATGATTGAGCCGGATCCGGAAAAATTGGTGAAAATCATTGCTGAGCCCTGCCAGGTTGCCGATGATGATTTTTTGACCGAGATTCTGGAGGTGGTGATCGAGGAAAAACAGGTTAACCTGAAAGCGGCCCAGATCATTGTTTCCGCTGGTATGGGTGCCAGTGATCCAGATGGTTTGGTTCTGGTCAGGGAATTGGCCAGGAATCTGGGCGGGGAGTTGGGCTGTTCCCGGCCGGTGGTGGATTCCGGGGTATTGATTAAAGATCACCAGGTTGGCCAGACGGGAACCACGGTTCGCCCCAATCTTTATATTGCCTGTGGTATTTCAGGCCAGATTCAGCACCGGGCCGGCATGTCGGAAGCCAAGCGGATTATTGCCATCAACAAAGATCCCCAGGCGCCGATTTTTGCCATCGCCCACTATGGTATCGTCGGGGATGTCAAGGATGTGCTGGCAAAAATGATCAAAGCCTATAAAACCAAAGCATAG
- a CDS encoding electron transfer flavoprotein subunit beta/FixA family protein, whose product MGLNIIVTVKQVPDTHNVSGEAMKEDGTVNRAALPAIFNPEDLNALEEALKIKEQVGGVVTCISMGPPNAAEVLKECLYRGADDVILVSDRRFAGADTLATSYALKCAIEKVGDYDLILCGRQAIDGDTAQVGPQIAEKLHINQLTCLSAVTAVDDSSITVRRSVEDGYEIVKSSFPVLLTVTSVANEPRSASAKKVMTYKNIGKEVCNSSYDEAYLSPGVCGVVSHIKEWNVEAIGADPERCGLSGSPTKVKKIQSVVLTACESKQVPNTDAGIADLMHELIEENIIG is encoded by the coding sequence ATGGGTTTGAACATCATCGTTACGGTTAAACAGGTACCGGATACGCATAATGTATCGGGAGAGGCGATGAAAGAGGATGGTACGGTAAACCGTGCCGCCCTGCCCGCAATTTTTAATCCGGAGGATCTCAACGCCCTGGAAGAGGCTTTGAAAATCAAGGAGCAGGTCGGGGGGGTGGTCACCTGTATTTCCATGGGGCCGCCCAACGCCGCCGAGGTTTTGAAGGAATGTCTGTATCGGGGTGCCGATGATGTTATTCTGGTGTCCGATCGCCGCTTTGCCGGGGCCGACACTCTGGCAACCTCTTATGCCCTCAAATGCGCCATTGAAAAAGTTGGTGACTACGACCTGATTCTCTGTGGTCGTCAGGCCATTGACGGGGATACCGCTCAGGTGGGGCCGCAGATAGCGGAAAAACTTCATATCAACCAGCTTACCTGTCTCTCAGCGGTAACGGCGGTTGATGATAGTTCCATTACCGTCAGACGTTCGGTTGAAGATGGCTATGAAATTGTCAAGAGCAGTTTCCCAGTCTTGCTCACCGTAACCTCGGTTGCCAATGAACCGCGCTCAGCCAGCGCCAAAAAGGTGATGACCTATAAAAATATCGGTAAAGAGGTCTGCAATTCCTCCTACGATGAAGCGTATCTGTCACCCGGGGTTTGTGGGGTTGTCAGCCATATTAAGGAATGGAATGTGGAAGCCATCGGCGCGGATCCCGAGCGGTGTGGACTGTCCGGTTCCCCGACTAAAGTAAAAAAGATCCAAAGTGTGGTGCTGACGGCTTGTGAAAGTAAACAGGTCCCGAATACTGATGCGGGAATTGCCGATTTGATGCACGAACTTATTGAAGAGAATATCATCGGATAG
- a CDS encoding phospholipase D-like domain-containing protein yields the protein MRKICLVVLAILFLALTPVLAKPPVVVYFSPNGGAEKALVQALDQAQKSIQAAVYYFTSRTVAKAILRAGKRGVKISVILDGNDENEYSKGYYLSKRGIAVRYARGLRRQRKKISYGLMHDKFAVIDGHLVVTGSYNWTVSAERWNYENLLVIDSVSLASRYEQEFNKIWSRTFIK from the coding sequence ATGAGGAAGATTTGTTTAGTGGTTCTGGCTATTTTGTTTCTGGCTTTGACTCCGGTGCTGGCAAAACCTCCGGTAGTGGTGTATTTCAGCCCTAATGGCGGGGCTGAAAAGGCGCTGGTGCAGGCTCTGGATCAGGCACAAAAAAGCATTCAGGCAGCGGTTTATTATTTTACCAGCCGGACGGTGGCCAAGGCCATCCTCCGAGCCGGGAAACGGGGGGTCAAGATTTCCGTGATCCTGGACGGTAATGATGAAAATGAATATTCCAAAGGCTATTATTTATCTAAACGGGGTATTGCTGTCCGCTATGCCCGGGGATTGCGGCGTCAAAGAAAGAAAATCTCCTATGGTTTGATGCATGATAAGTTTGCGGTGATTGACGGGCATCTGGTGGTGACCGGTTCTTATAATTGGACGGTATCCGCCGAACGCTGGAATTATGAAAACCTTCTGGTGATTGATTCGGTTTCCCTGGCTTCACGTTATGAACAGGAGTTTAATAAAATATGGTCCAGAACTTTTATAAAGTAG
- a CDS encoding penicillin-binding protein activator, with protein sequence MVQNFYKVARYVFFPFLAIFAVFCLSSCAAPPVRQPTITQAELGWERQARQLEFEGDYLGAYEQVHDFYLDSLRPDLHQWLLRLLDKMSLESLQSLKDWEENNELRCQVLEKNFVALDENQLQAGDYVPVLKDILTNCSLSEAARYQYEQLLQSYLSGAERPSFRVGCLLPLTGEYADYGNKILQGMELALEVFHDNPLESHDSGIELLVRDTGGDSSRARELVSQLVDDEGASLLVGPVTGQAALYAAAEAESREIDIITLTPRSGIASRGDYVFQHFLTMENQAKQIMELAVGRLGITSLALLYPSTYYGRQAAKLFREGARQWGAELVRVVSYDPTSKDYGRSIKELIGVEKYAEYQRQKKAYESWAKEQEALVEDQKNGTSDSALTLAKEIGLEAEELFEKSGEDEEFMPRPILELDFSGIIIPDFYQRIRLLVPQLAFYDLMDSRFFGTRGWNSPELAEDAGAQVDGALFVDAFCHECAEPQQLAEYRDQYESMFVETASIYDAYGYDTMVLIHQVLTALQQDDRGINPEAIREKLLAVQNFPMVTGITSVLPDGEMEKTLFNLSFQGNKIIQVDPVCNQNRD encoded by the coding sequence ATGGTCCAGAACTTTTATAAAGTAGCTCGCTACGTTTTCTTTCCGTTCCTGGCGATTTTCGCTGTTTTTTGTCTGTCGTCCTGTGCCGCCCCTCCGGTTCGTCAACCAACCATCACCCAGGCTGAACTTGGATGGGAGCGGCAGGCGAGACAGCTTGAATTTGAGGGGGATTATCTGGGGGCGTATGAACAGGTTCACGATTTCTATCTGGATTCATTGCGTCCGGACCTGCATCAGTGGCTGCTGCGCTTGCTTGACAAGATGTCTTTGGAATCATTGCAAAGTTTAAAGGATTGGGAAGAGAACAATGAGCTGCGCTGTCAGGTATTGGAAAAAAATTTTGTTGCGCTGGATGAAAATCAGTTACAGGCCGGTGACTATGTTCCTGTCTTAAAGGATATCCTCACCAATTGTTCCCTCTCAGAAGCCGCAAGATACCAATATGAACAGTTGCTGCAATCATATTTATCGGGGGCTGAACGACCGTCTTTTAGGGTTGGCTGTCTTTTGCCCCTGACTGGAGAATATGCGGATTATGGTAATAAAATTCTTCAGGGGATGGAACTGGCCTTGGAGGTTTTTCATGATAACCCATTGGAAAGTCATGATTCAGGAATAGAACTCCTGGTGCGTGATACCGGTGGAGACAGTAGCCGGGCCAGGGAACTGGTTAGCCAACTGGTTGATGATGAGGGTGCCAGTCTGCTGGTGGGCCCGGTGACCGGGCAGGCAGCTCTTTATGCCGCGGCTGAAGCAGAGAGTCGAGAAATCGATATTATAACCCTCACCCCGCGTTCGGGAATCGCGTCCCGTGGAGATTATGTGTTTCAGCATTTTCTGACCATGGAAAATCAAGCGAAACAGATTATGGAACTGGCGGTGGGGCGCCTGGGTATTACCTCGTTGGCGTTATTGTATCCTTCCACCTATTATGGCCGCCAGGCGGCAAAGTTATTCAGGGAAGGCGCGCGGCAGTGGGGCGCTGAACTGGTGCGGGTTGTCAGTTATGACCCGACCAGTAAGGACTATGGGCGCAGTATCAAAGAATTGATCGGGGTGGAAAAGTACGCTGAATACCAACGGCAGAAAAAAGCTTATGAATCCTGGGCGAAGGAACAGGAAGCTTTGGTGGAAGATCAGAAAAACGGGACATCAGATTCGGCTCTGACCCTGGCGAAAGAAATCGGTCTGGAGGCAGAAGAACTGTTTGAAAAATCCGGGGAGGACGAGGAGTTCATGCCCCGGCCGATTCTTGAGCTGGATTTTTCCGGGATTATTATTCCTGATTTTTACCAGCGAATCCGATTGCTGGTTCCTCAGCTGGCTTTTTACGATCTTATGGACAGCCGTTTTTTTGGTACCCGGGGCTGGAATTCACCAGAACTTGCCGAGGATGCGGGAGCGCAGGTGGATGGAGCTTTGTTTGTGGATGCTTTCTGCCATGAATGTGCTGAACCACAGCAATTGGCTGAATACCGGGATCAATATGAATCAATGTTTGTTGAAACAGCTTCGATTTATGATGCCTATGGCTACGATACCATGGTGCTGATTCACCAGGTTCTGACTGCATTGCAGCAGGATGATCGGGGAATTAATCCAGAGGCGATACGCGAAAAGTTGTTGGCCGTGCAGAACTTCCCGATGGTGACCGGTATCACCTCGGTTTTGCCGGATGGTGAAATGGAGAAAACATTATTCAATCTGTCTTTTCAGGGGAATAAAATTATTCAAGTTGATCCGGTTTGCAATCAGAACCGGGACTAA
- a CDS encoding type II toxin-antitoxin system HicB family antitoxin translates to MMEHKGYFAKIEFDDEANTFYGEIINLRDVITFEGETVEELRKTFHDSVEDYLEFCAERGEDPEKPYSGKFIVRVDPGLHKTIAIQARMTGKSLNAWMNETLKNITQQSHTR, encoded by the coding sequence ATGATGGAACATAAAGGATATTTTGCAAAGATTGAATTTGATGACGAGGCTAATACTTTTTACGGAGAAATCATCAATTTGCGAGATGTAATCACTTTTGAGGGTGAAACGGTTGAAGAGTTGCGGAAAACTTTTCATGATTCAGTTGAAGATTATCTTGAATTCTGTGCTGAACGAGGAGAAGATCCTGAAAAACCGTATTCTGGTAAGTTCATAGTTCGTGTAGATCCAGGACTTCATAAAACAATTGCCATACAAGCAAGAATGACAGGGAAAAGCCTTAACGCATGGATGAATGAAACTCTTAAGAATATCACCCAACAATCGCATACACGCTGA